The following are from one region of the Actinopolyspora halophila DSM 43834 genome:
- a CDS encoding cystathionine gamma-lyase: MLGDGTRCVHGGESDPAVAEPLMPGPVFAAPYHLGGADRVGDADFYGRAGNPGWRALERALGELDGGSCVLLPSGMAAIGTLLRTVLHAGDTLVLPADGYYATRDLVRTELSELHLDVREVPTSGPFPPEMFDNARLVLLETPSNPGLDVCDIAELAERAHAAGALLAVDNTTATPLGQRPLELGADAVVASDTKAVCGHSDLLLGHVSTADEELARRLTGNRTLSGAIPAPFETWLAHRSLATLDLRLERQATNAAALADALAEHPSVSGLRWPGLPSDPAHELASRQMRRWGGVLRFELRDAEAVRRLLERSRLVSGATSFGGVHSTADRRAQWGDPVPEGFVRFSAGCEDTADLVADVLGALD; the protein is encoded by the coding sequence TTGCTCGGTGACGGTACGCGTTGTGTGCACGGTGGTGAGTCGGATCCCGCTGTGGCCGAGCCGCTCATGCCGGGACCGGTGTTCGCCGCGCCATATCACCTGGGTGGTGCCGACCGGGTGGGGGACGCGGATTTCTACGGACGGGCCGGGAACCCGGGGTGGCGTGCCCTGGAACGGGCTCTCGGTGAACTGGACGGCGGCAGCTGCGTGCTGCTGCCGTCCGGAATGGCCGCCATCGGCACGCTGCTGCGGACGGTGTTGCACGCGGGGGACACGCTCGTGCTGCCCGCGGACGGCTACTACGCCACGCGGGACCTCGTGCGCACGGAGCTGTCCGAGCTGCACCTCGACGTCCGCGAGGTGCCCACTTCGGGGCCGTTTCCGCCGGAGATGTTCGACAACGCGCGTCTGGTGCTGTTGGAGACCCCGTCCAATCCCGGGTTGGACGTCTGCGACATCGCGGAACTGGCCGAACGCGCCCACGCCGCGGGTGCGCTGCTCGCCGTGGACAACACGACCGCCACACCGCTCGGGCAGCGTCCGCTGGAACTGGGCGCCGACGCGGTGGTCGCCAGCGACACCAAGGCGGTTTGCGGACACAGCGATCTGCTGCTCGGGCACGTCAGCACCGCCGACGAGGAACTGGCACGACGGCTGACCGGGAACCGCACTCTTTCGGGTGCCATACCCGCGCCGTTCGAAACCTGGCTGGCCCACCGGAGTCTGGCCACTCTGGACCTTCGACTGGAGAGGCAGGCCACCAACGCGGCCGCGCTGGCCGATGCGCTGGCGGAGCACCCCTCCGTTTCGGGCTTGCGTTGGCCGGGGCTGCCTTCCGATCCCGCTCACGAGCTGGCGAGTCGGCAGATGCGGCGCTGGGGTGGAGTGCTGCGGTTCGAGCTGCGGGACGCGGAAGCGGTGCGCCGGTTGCTCGAGCGCAGCCGGTTGGTTTCGGGCGCCACCAGTTTCGGCGGGGTGCACAGCACGGCCGATCGGCGGGCGCAGTGGGGAGACCCGGTTCCCGAGGGATTCGTGCGGTTCTCCGCGGGCTGCGAGGACACCGCCGATCTGGTGGCGGACGTTCTCGGTGCCCTGGACTGA